The Solibacillus daqui genome has a segment encoding these proteins:
- a CDS encoding Fur family transcriptional regulator yields MESRIDRIKKQLHSASYKLTPQREATVAVLLEHEEDHLSAEDVYLLVKEKAPEIGLATVYRTLELLTELKIVDKINFGDGVSRYDLRQEGAKHFHHHLVCIECGAVDEIQEDLLEDVEAIVEKRWNFMIKDHRLTFHGICWRCHDNSDDSGEDK; encoded by the coding sequence ATGGAGAGCCGAATTGATCGAATTAAAAAGCAACTGCATAGTGCGAGCTATAAGCTGACGCCACAGCGAGAAGCGACAGTAGCGGTATTACTTGAGCATGAGGAAGATCATTTAAGTGCTGAAGATGTTTACTTATTAGTAAAAGAAAAAGCACCTGAAATTGGTTTAGCAACAGTGTATCGTACGTTAGAGCTTCTAACAGAGCTGAAAATCGTCGATAAAATTAACTTTGGTGATGGTGTATCTCGTTATGATTTACGTCAGGAAGGTGCAAAGCATTTCCACCACCATTTAGTTTGTATCGAATGTGGCGCAGTAGATGAAATTCAAGAAGATTTATTAGAAGATGTAGAAGCAATCGTGGAAAAACGCTGGAACTTTATGATTAAAGATCACCGCCTAACATTCCATGGAATTTGTTGGCGTTGTCACGATAATAGTGATGACTCTGGAGAAGACAAATAG
- a CDS encoding hemolysin family protein, translating to MTTVINLIIFAVLIALTAFFVATEFAIVKVRQSRIDQLVAEGKTGSLAAKNVTTHLDEYLSACQLGITVTALGIGMVGESTFEFILHPLFDAIGIPTDYVHWFTLGGAFFLATFFHVVVGELAPKTIAIQKAEAITLAFAKPIQLFYKLMFPLIWLLNGSARVLLKAFGMQPASEHELSHTEEELRLLLSESYKSGEINMTELKYVNNVFEFDDKIAREIMVPRTDIVGFDITATFEEVLTQISEERYTRYPVYDGDRDNILGFLNIKDFLTLGMNNRIVSASFKLEDYINPMIRIIETTPIQNLLQIMQKKRIHIAILLDEYGGTSGMVTVEDILEELVGEIRDEFDDDEIPNIRKIGDDHYLIYSKVLVDDVCKLLHLDIEDPNIDTIGGWYFANMPELQSDESFIFENYEFKIHEIDGLQIQYLDVKKLHDVLELL from the coding sequence TTGACCACAGTCATTAACTTAATTATTTTCGCGGTATTAATCGCCTTGACAGCCTTTTTCGTTGCAACTGAGTTTGCTATTGTTAAAGTCCGTCAATCTCGTATTGATCAGCTTGTTGCTGAAGGAAAAACCGGCTCATTGGCAGCCAAAAATGTAACAACTCATTTGGACGAATATTTATCAGCGTGTCAGTTAGGGATTACTGTAACAGCACTTGGTATTGGTATGGTCGGGGAATCAACGTTTGAATTTATTTTACATCCGCTGTTTGACGCAATCGGCATTCCTACTGACTATGTACATTGGTTTACATTAGGTGGCGCATTTTTCCTTGCAACATTTTTCCACGTAGTTGTTGGTGAATTAGCACCAAAAACAATTGCAATCCAAAAGGCTGAAGCGATTACATTAGCATTTGCAAAACCAATTCAATTATTCTATAAACTGATGTTTCCATTAATCTGGTTGCTAAATGGTTCTGCACGTGTTTTATTAAAAGCATTCGGTATGCAACCAGCAAGTGAGCATGAACTATCACACACAGAAGAAGAATTACGCTTGCTATTATCTGAAAGCTACAAATCAGGCGAAATTAACATGACTGAATTAAAATATGTAAACAATGTATTTGAGTTCGATGACAAGATCGCACGTGAAATTATGGTACCCCGTACAGATATAGTTGGCTTTGACATAACGGCAACTTTTGAAGAGGTTTTAACGCAAATATCAGAAGAACGCTACACTCGTTACCCAGTTTACGACGGTGACCGCGACAATATTTTAGGTTTTTTAAATATTAAAGACTTCCTAACATTAGGAATGAACAATCGTATTGTTTCTGCATCTTTTAAACTAGAAGACTATATCAATCCAATGATTCGTATTATAGAAACGACACCAATTCAAAACCTACTACAAATTATGCAAAAGAAACGTATTCATATTGCGATTTTGTTAGATGAATATGGTGGAACTAGTGGTATGGTAACAGTAGAAGATATTTTAGAAGAGCTTGTTGGAGAAATTCGCGATGAGTTTGACGATGATGAAATCCCAAACATTCGTAAAATTGGTGATGACCATTACTTAATTTATTCGAAAGTGTTAGTTGACGATGTTTGTAAGTTGTTACACTTAGATATTGAAGATCCAAATATCGATACAATCGGTGGTTGGTACTTTGCGAACATGCCTGAACTACAATCGGACGAATCATTTATATTCGAAAACTATGAATTTAAAATCCACGAGATTGATGGATTACAAATTCAATATTTAGATGTGAAAAAACTTCATGACGTTTTAGAACTGTTATAA
- a CDS encoding MerR family transcriptional regulator, with product MTKRTIDYYTNLNLLTVERSASNYRYYDKTMIERIHWIEQQKQQGKCLEEIHKMLLPTEDAPEEIDVQDIRLQMRKLEHDVTILMEHLDDTERKKLRKKVSPESVALMQSLLLILNN from the coding sequence GTGACAAAACGAACTATCGATTATTATACAAATTTAAATCTGCTTACTGTAGAGCGTTCGGCATCCAATTATCGCTACTACGATAAAACAATGATCGAACGTATTCATTGGATTGAACAGCAAAAACAACAAGGTAAATGTTTAGAAGAAATTCATAAAATGCTATTACCTACAGAGGATGCACCAGAAGAAATCGATGTTCAGGACATCCGTCTACAAATGCGCAAACTTGAGCATGACGTCACGATATTAATGGAGCATCTAGATGACACAGAGCGAAAAAAATTGCGGAAAAAAGTGTCACCTGAAAGTGTTGCACTTATGCAATCACTATTATTAATTTTAAATAACTAG
- the xerD gene encoding site-specific tyrosine recombinase XerD: protein MQALKDPIDDYLHFIKVERQLSDNTLQSYKRDLVSYARHLFHEQKLADFNQVLRDNILLYLDSLRAVGKSSKTVSRHISSIRSFHQFLLREKVCDNDPTVHLEMPKKEQTLPKVLSIEDIDALISAPSIEKPQGIRDIAILEMMYGSGMRISELIALNLEDVHITMGFVRVFGKGGKERIIPLGRGALTACTNYLNEARPHLLGNAPKNDAFFITQRGKRFTRQGCWKIIKEHAQTADITKEITPHVLRHSFATHLIENGADLRAVQELLGHSDISTTQIYTHVSKTRLSEVYKQFHPRA from the coding sequence ATGCAAGCATTGAAAGATCCAATTGATGATTACCTTCATTTTATAAAAGTAGAACGCCAATTATCAGACAATACATTGCAATCTTATAAAAGAGATTTAGTATCTTATGCGCGTCATTTGTTTCATGAGCAAAAACTTGCTGACTTCAATCAAGTGCTACGCGATAATATTTTATTGTATTTAGATAGTTTGCGTGCAGTAGGAAAATCAAGTAAAACCGTTTCGCGACATATTTCATCAATTCGTTCTTTTCACCAATTTTTATTGCGTGAAAAAGTATGCGACAATGATCCGACGGTGCATCTAGAAATGCCAAAAAAAGAACAGACTTTACCGAAAGTGCTTTCAATAGAAGATATTGATGCACTCATTTCAGCACCATCAATTGAAAAGCCTCAAGGAATACGAGATATTGCAATTTTAGAGATGATGTATGGCTCAGGTATGCGGATTAGTGAATTGATTGCATTAAATCTTGAAGATGTGCATATTACGATGGGCTTTGTGCGTGTATTTGGTAAAGGGGGGAAGGAACGTATTATTCCACTAGGGCGTGGTGCACTTACAGCATGTACCAATTATTTAAATGAGGCAAGACCGCATCTGCTCGGCAATGCCCCGAAAAATGATGCGTTTTTTATTACACAAAGAGGGAAACGATTCACTAGACAGGGCTGCTGGAAAATTATAAAAGAACATGCTCAAACGGCCGATATCACAAAAGAAATTACACCTCACGTGCTGCGTCATTCATTTGCGACCCATTTAATCGAAAACGGAGCAGACCTACGTGCAGTACAGGAATTATTAGGACATTCCGATATTTCCACAACGCAAATTTACACGCATGTAAGTAAAACAAGATTATCTGAAGTATACAAACAATTCCATCCGAGGGCGTAA